A single window of Paenibacillus sp. FSL H8-0537 DNA harbors:
- the rpoB gene encoding DNA-directed RNA polymerase subunit beta, with amino-acid sequence MRGEVKLAGQLVQYGRRTRRSYARINEVLEVPNLIEIQQKSYEKFLETDLIELFQDISPIQDFTGNLSLEFIDYSLGEPKYSVDESKERDVTYAAPLRVKVRLFNKETGEVKEQEVFMGDFPLMTETGTFIINGAERVIVSQLVRSPSVYFSTKVDKNGKKNYTATVIPNRGAWLELETDAKDIVYVRIDRTRKIPVTVLLRSLGFGTDAEILELLGHDEYIRNTLDKDNTDSTEKALIEIYERLRPGEPPTLDNAKSLLVARFFDPKRYDLANVGRYKINKKLHIKNRLFNHRLAETLVDPSTGEIIAEAGQMIDRRLLDDILEKLETNVGFKTYHVANGVLDADSIPLQAISVFSPLDETKVIKVIANGIIDKAVKHVTPADIIASINYFLNLLQGVGSTDDIDHLGNRRLRSVGELLQNQFRIGLSRMERVVRERMSIQDANAITPQALINIRPVIASIKEFFGSSQLSQFMDQTNPLAELTHKRRLSALGPGGLTRERAGFEVRDVHHSHYGRMCPIETPEGPNIGLINSLSSFARINEYGFIEAPYRWVDAKTGIVTEQIAYLTADEEDNYVIAQANAKLTAEGKFEDSSVIVRYNKQADNILTMPSERVDYMDVSPKQVVSVATALIPFLENDDSNRALMGSNMQRQAVPLLIPKAPLVGTGMEHKSAKDSGVCIVSKFDGIIERVSANEIWLRRVEQIDGKSVTGDLVKHKLHKFTRSNQGTCINQRPLVHKGDVIQKGDILADGPSTEQGELALGRNVVVAFMTWEGYNYEDAILLSEKLVKEDVYTSIHIEEYESEARDTKLGPEEITRDIPNVGEEALKNLDERGIIRVGAEISAGDILVGKVTPKGVTELTAEERLLHAIFGEKAREVRDTSLRVPHGTDGIVVDVKVFTRENGDELPPGVNQLVRAYIAQKRKISEGDKMAGRHGNKGVIARIMPEEDMPFLPDGTPVEVVLNPLGVPSRMNIGQALEVHLGLACKRLGLHAATPVFDGARENDVFDAMEEAGMQRNGKTVLYDGRTGENFEREVTVGVMYMIKLAHMVDDKIHARSTGPYSLVTQQPLGGKAQFGGQRFGEMEVWALEAYGAAYTLQEILTVKSDDVVGRVKTYESIVKGENVPEPGVPESFKVLIKELQSLGMDVKILTENEEEIELRESDDDDDAAGDKLNLNLEGAEVSALE; translated from the coding sequence ATGAGGGGTGAGGTTAAGTTGGCAGGACAACTTGTTCAGTATGGTCGGCGCACGCGGAGAAGTTATGCCCGAATCAACGAGGTGCTGGAAGTCCCGAACCTGATTGAAATCCAACAAAAATCGTACGAAAAATTCTTGGAAACGGATTTGATTGAATTATTCCAAGATATTTCGCCGATTCAGGACTTTACGGGCAATCTATCGCTTGAGTTTATCGACTACAGCTTGGGCGAACCGAAATATTCGGTCGATGAATCAAAGGAACGCGATGTGACGTATGCTGCTCCACTACGCGTGAAAGTTCGGCTCTTTAATAAAGAGACTGGCGAAGTGAAGGAACAGGAAGTTTTCATGGGTGACTTCCCGCTGATGACCGAGACCGGCACGTTTATCATTAACGGAGCGGAACGGGTTATTGTCAGCCAATTGGTGCGCTCCCCAAGTGTGTACTTCAGCACGAAGGTTGATAAAAACGGGAAGAAAAACTACACAGCGACCGTTATCCCGAATCGTGGAGCTTGGTTAGAGCTGGAAACGGATGCTAAAGATATTGTCTACGTTCGTATCGACCGCACTCGGAAAATTCCGGTTACGGTACTTTTGCGTTCGTTAGGCTTCGGCACTGACGCGGAAATTTTGGAATTGCTCGGCCATGACGAGTATATTCGCAATACGCTTGATAAAGACAACACGGATTCCACTGAGAAAGCGCTGATTGAAATTTATGAGCGCCTTCGTCCAGGTGAGCCGCCTACGCTTGATAACGCGAAGAGCTTGCTCGTGGCACGCTTCTTTGATCCGAAACGCTATGATCTAGCGAATGTAGGACGTTACAAGATTAATAAAAAGCTTCATATCAAAAACCGTCTGTTCAATCATCGCTTAGCTGAAACGCTTGTCGATCCATCGACGGGTGAAATCATTGCTGAAGCAGGTCAGATGATTGACCGCCGTTTGTTGGATGACATTTTGGAGAAGCTTGAAACAAATGTTGGCTTCAAAACGTATCATGTTGCCAATGGCGTACTTGATGCAGATAGTATTCCACTGCAAGCAATCAGTGTATTCTCGCCACTTGATGAAACTAAAGTCATTAAGGTTATTGCAAACGGGATTATTGATAAAGCAGTGAAGCATGTCACGCCGGCAGATATTATTGCTTCCATTAACTATTTCCTTAACCTACTTCAAGGTGTAGGAAGCACGGATGACATTGACCACTTGGGTAACCGTCGTCTGCGTTCCGTAGGGGAGCTTCTGCAAAACCAATTCCGTATCGGTCTGTCCCGTATGGAAAGAGTAGTGCGTGAACGGATGTCGATCCAGGATGCGAACGCGATTACGCCGCAGGCTTTGATTAACATTCGTCCCGTTATTGCTTCGATTAAAGAGTTCTTCGGATCCTCACAGCTCTCGCAGTTTATGGACCAAACGAATCCGCTTGCTGAACTGACGCACAAACGTCGTCTGTCTGCACTCGGACCCGGCGGTTTGACGCGTGAGCGCGCGGGCTTTGAAGTCCGTGACGTCCATCACTCCCACTATGGGCGGATGTGTCCGATCGAGACGCCAGAGGGACCGAATATCGGTCTGATCAACTCCTTGTCATCTTTTGCCCGCATTAACGAATATGGCTTCATTGAAGCTCCTTATCGTTGGGTAGATGCGAAGACAGGAATTGTAACGGAACAAATTGCTTATTTGACTGCCGATGAGGAAGACAACTATGTAATCGCGCAAGCGAATGCGAAGCTGACTGCAGAAGGCAAGTTCGAAGATAGCAGTGTTATCGTTCGTTATAATAAACAAGCGGATAACATTCTTACGATGCCAAGCGAGCGCGTTGACTACATGGACGTATCTCCTAAGCAGGTTGTATCGGTTGCGACGGCGCTTATTCCGTTCTTGGAGAACGATGACTCCAACCGTGCGCTTATGGGTTCCAACATGCAGCGGCAAGCCGTACCTCTCTTGATCCCGAAAGCGCCGCTTGTCGGTACGGGTATGGAGCATAAGTCGGCTAAAGACTCCGGTGTATGTATTGTCTCCAAATTCGATGGAATTATTGAACGTGTATCTGCCAATGAAATTTGGCTGCGCCGTGTAGAGCAAATTGACGGCAAGTCGGTAACTGGCGATCTCGTTAAACATAAGCTTCACAAGTTTACGCGTTCCAACCAAGGAACATGTATTAACCAGCGTCCTCTTGTTCACAAAGGCGATGTAATCCAAAAAGGCGATATTCTCGCTGATGGACCGTCGACTGAGCAAGGTGAATTGGCACTGGGCCGCAACGTGGTCGTTGCCTTTATGACATGGGAAGGCTACAACTATGAGGATGCAATTCTTCTTAGTGAAAAGCTTGTTAAAGAAGACGTTTATACCTCGATTCACATTGAGGAATATGAGTCGGAAGCCCGTGATACGAAGCTTGGACCAGAAGAAATTACACGCGACATTCCAAATGTCGGCGAAGAAGCACTAAAAAATCTCGACGAGCGCGGTATTATCCGTGTCGGCGCAGAAATTAGTGCAGGCGATATTCTTGTTGGTAAAGTAACACCTAAAGGTGTAACGGAACTGACAGCTGAAGAGCGTCTTCTTCATGCGATTTTCGGTGAAAAAGCTCGTGAAGTAAGGGATACTTCGCTTCGCGTACCTCATGGTACCGATGGAATCGTTGTGGACGTAAAAGTATTTACCCGCGAGAACGGCGATGAGCTGCCTCCTGGTGTAAATCAACTCGTTCGTGCTTATATCGCTCAAAAACGGAAAATTTCCGAGGGTGATAAAATGGCCGGACGTCACGGTAATAAAGGGGTTATTGCCCGCATTATGCCGGAAGAAGATATGCCTTTCCTGCCGGATGGCACACCAGTAGAAGTTGTTCTCAACCCACTGGGCGTACCTTCCCGTATGAACATCGGCCAAGCGCTTGAAGTTCACTTGGGTCTGGCTTGTAAACGTCTTGGCTTGCATGCTGCGACGCCGGTATTTGACGGCGCGCGGGAGAATGACGTTTTTGATGCAATGGAAGAAGCAGGCATGCAGCGTAATGGTAAGACTGTACTTTATGATGGCCGTACGGGTGAAAACTTTGAACGTGAAGTTACCGTTGGTGTCATGTACATGATCAAACTTGCGCACATGGTTGATGATAAAATCCATGCTCGTTCCACAGGTCCTTACTCGCTCGTTACGCAACAGCCATTGGGTGGTAAAGCTCAATTCGGCGGACAGCGTTTCGGTGAGATGGAAGTATGGGCGCTTGAAGCCTATGGTGCTGCTTACACCTTGCAAGAAATTCTTACCGTCAAATCCGATGATGTTGTTGGTCGTGTGAAGACGTATGAGTCGATTGTCAAGGGCGAGAACGTACCAGAGCCGGGCGTACCAGAGTCATTCAAAGTATTGATCAAAGAGCTTCAAAGTTTGGGTATGGATGTTAAAATCCTGACCGAAAATGAAGAAGAGATCGAGCTAAGAGAGTCGGATGACGATGATGACGCAGCAGGAGATAAGCTGAACCTTAATCTAGAAGGCGCTGAAGTCAGCGCTCTTGAATAA
- the rpoC gene encoding DNA-directed RNA polymerase subunit beta', with product MLDVNNFEYMKIGLASPEKIRSWSRGEVKKPETINYRTLKPEKEGLFCEKIFGPTKDWECHCGKYKRVRYKGVVCDRCGVEVTRAKVRRERMGHIELAAPVSHIWYFKGIPSRMGLALDMSPRSLEEIIYFASYVVTDPGDTPLEKKQLLSEKEYRSYREKYGYGFHAGMGAEAVKKLLQDIEVEKELEQLKEELRTAQGQRRNRAIKRLEVIEAFRNSGNEPEWMILDVLPVIPPELRPMVQLDGGRFATSDLNDLYRRVINRNNRLKRLLDLGAPDIIVQNEKRMLQEAVDALIDNGRRGRPVTGPGNRPLKSLSHMLKGKQGRFRQNLLGKRVDYSGRSVIVVGPNLKMFQCGLPKEMALELFKPFVMKELVNKGLAHNIKSAKRKVERVSPEVWDVLEEVIKEHPVLLNRAPTLHRLGIQAFEPILVEGRAIKLHPLVCTAYNADFDGDQMAVHVPLSAEAQAEARLLMLASGNILNPKDGKPVVTPSQDMVLGSYYLTMDNKEALGTGSVFATVNEAVSAYQRGIVSLHARVFIPVKVLKKTVFTEKQQQSLMSTTVGKVIFNEIFPEDFPYINEATKTNLLNGTPDKYFVYEKGSDLKKIIDELPIAGGVGKDYLGNIIAECFRNYHTTLTAVILDRIKQLGFTYSTRAGITIAVSDVIVPPEKTELLKKSDDQVAIVMNQYRRGLITNEERYDRIISIWSKCKDELTEILMKSMDRYNNIMLMVDSKARGNKSQITQLGGMRGLMANPSGRIIELPIKSNFREGLTVLEYFISTHGARKGLADTALRTADSGYLTRRLVDVAQDVIVREEDCGTDKGFSVSKIQDGKEVIEDLYDRIEGRYAFETVRHPKTGEVIVSRNDLIDSNRADAIIDAGIEKLQIRSVLSCRARHGVCKTCYGRNLATGKHVEIGEAVGIIAAQSIGEPGTQLTMRTFHTGGVAGDDITQGLPRIQELFEARNPKGQAIITELDGVVKEIREAKDRREIEVQGEAESKTYAITYGSRIRVVKGQHLEAGDELTDGSIDPKDMLRIKGIRGVQNYILQEVQRVYRNQGVEINDKHIEVMVKQMLRKIRIVDAGETKLLPGAFVDIHEYESANREAIFADKEPAVAKPVLLGITKASLETDSFLSAASFQETTRVLTDAAIKGKVDQLLGLKENVIIGKLIPAGTGMPRYRNIRLVGLEDEQETVVNQGELESEAVTVD from the coding sequence TTGTTGGACGTGAACAACTTCGAGTATATGAAAATTGGGCTTGCCTCGCCTGAGAAAATTCGTTCCTGGTCCCGCGGAGAAGTTAAAAAGCCGGAAACGATCAACTATAGGACGTTAAAACCGGAGAAGGAAGGCCTCTTCTGCGAGAAAATTTTTGGTCCTACCAAAGACTGGGAGTGTCACTGCGGCAAGTACAAGCGCGTTCGCTATAAAGGCGTCGTCTGTGATCGCTGTGGCGTTGAAGTAACACGTGCGAAAGTTCGCCGTGAGCGTATGGGACATATTGAGCTTGCAGCTCCTGTATCTCATATCTGGTATTTCAAAGGAATTCCTAGCCGCATGGGCTTGGCACTGGATATGTCGCCTCGTTCGCTTGAGGAGATCATATACTTTGCATCTTATGTTGTAACCGATCCTGGTGATACGCCGCTGGAGAAAAAACAGCTGCTGTCCGAAAAGGAATACCGCAGCTACCGTGAGAAATATGGCTACGGCTTCCACGCTGGAATGGGTGCTGAGGCAGTCAAAAAACTGCTGCAGGACATTGAAGTGGAGAAAGAGCTTGAACAGCTTAAAGAAGAGCTTCGTACGGCTCAGGGCCAACGCCGTAACCGTGCGATCAAGCGTCTTGAAGTCATTGAAGCATTCCGCAACTCCGGCAATGAGCCGGAATGGATGATTCTCGATGTGCTTCCAGTTATCCCTCCTGAGCTTCGCCCAATGGTACAACTGGATGGCGGACGTTTTGCGACATCTGACCTTAATGACCTGTACCGTCGTGTAATCAACCGTAACAACCGTCTGAAGCGTCTGCTTGATCTGGGTGCTCCTGACATTATCGTGCAAAATGAGAAACGTATGCTTCAAGAAGCAGTTGATGCGCTGATTGATAACGGCCGTCGTGGTCGTCCAGTGACTGGACCGGGTAACCGTCCGCTCAAATCGCTCAGCCATATGCTGAAAGGTAAGCAAGGACGTTTCCGTCAAAACTTGCTCGGTAAACGTGTCGATTACTCTGGCCGTTCCGTTATCGTAGTAGGACCTAACCTGAAGATGTTCCAATGCGGACTTCCGAAGGAAATGGCGCTTGAGCTGTTTAAGCCATTCGTTATGAAAGAACTCGTCAACAAAGGACTTGCGCACAATATTAAGAGCGCGAAGCGCAAAGTTGAGCGCGTAAGCCCTGAAGTATGGGATGTTCTTGAAGAAGTAATTAAGGAGCACCCGGTTCTGCTTAACCGTGCCCCGACCCTTCACAGACTCGGTATCCAAGCATTTGAGCCGATTTTGGTTGAAGGTCGCGCCATCAAGCTTCACCCGCTCGTATGTACCGCTTATAACGCGGATTTCGACGGTGACCAAATGGCCGTCCACGTTCCATTGTCTGCAGAAGCACAAGCGGAAGCTCGCTTGCTTATGCTTGCATCGGGCAACATTTTGAACCCTAAAGACGGCAAGCCAGTCGTTACACCTTCCCAGGATATGGTTCTCGGCAGTTATTATCTGACGATGGACAACAAGGAAGCGCTTGGTACGGGTTCGGTGTTTGCAACGGTGAATGAAGCGGTATCGGCGTACCAACGCGGTATTGTTTCGCTGCATGCACGTGTCTTTATTCCGGTGAAAGTTTTGAAAAAGACAGTGTTCACCGAAAAACAACAGCAGTCGTTGATGTCAACGACGGTTGGTAAAGTTATTTTTAACGAAATTTTCCCGGAGGATTTCCCTTATATCAACGAGGCTACGAAAACGAACCTCTTGAACGGAACGCCGGATAAATATTTTGTATACGAAAAAGGCAGTGATTTGAAAAAAATCATTGATGAATTGCCGATAGCAGGCGGTGTTGGTAAAGATTATCTCGGTAATATTATTGCTGAGTGCTTCAGAAACTACCATACGACGCTGACGGCTGTCATCCTTGACCGTATCAAGCAGCTTGGCTTCACTTACTCCACGCGTGCAGGTATTACGATCGCCGTATCGGACGTTATCGTGCCGCCGGAGAAAACAGAGCTTCTTAAGAAGTCAGATGATCAGGTTGCTATCGTTATGAATCAGTACCGTCGTGGTCTGATTACGAACGAGGAGCGTTATGACCGGATTATTAGCATTTGGAGCAAATGTAAAGACGAGCTGACGGAAATCTTGATGAAGTCCATGGATCGTTACAACAATATTATGCTCATGGTTGACTCGAAAGCACGGGGTAATAAATCGCAAATCACCCAACTGGGCGGTATGCGTGGGCTGATGGCCAATCCATCGGGTCGGATTATCGAGTTGCCAATCAAATCGAACTTCCGCGAAGGTCTGACAGTACTCGAGTACTTCATCTCGACGCATGGAGCGCGGAAAGGTCTCGCGGATACAGCTCTTCGTACAGCTGACTCCGGTTACCTGACTCGTAGGCTCGTTGACGTTGCACAGGATGTTATCGTTCGTGAAGAAGACTGCGGAACCGATAAAGGCTTCTCAGTCAGCAAAATTCAAGACGGTAAAGAGGTTATTGAGGATCTTTACGACCGTATTGAAGGCCGCTACGCTTTCGAGACCGTTCGTCATCCGAAGACTGGCGAAGTTATCGTAAGCCGCAACGATCTGATTGATTCCAACAGAGCCGATGCGATTATTGATGCAGGTATTGAAAAACTGCAAATCCGTTCCGTACTCAGCTGCCGCGCTCGTCATGGCGTTTGTAAAACTTGTTATGGCCGCAACCTGGCAACAGGCAAGCATGTTGAGATCGGTGAAGCAGTCGGTATCATTGCTGCTCAATCCATCGGTGAGCCAGGAACACAGCTCACGATGCGTACATTCCATACCGGCGGTGTTGCCGGAGACGATATTACGCAAGGTTTGCCGCGTATTCAGGAGCTTTTCGAGGCGCGTAATCCGAAAGGTCAAGCGATTATCACCGAGCTTGATGGTGTGGTCAAAGAAATTCGTGAAGCGAAGGATCGCCGTGAAATCGAAGTTCAAGGTGAAGCGGAATCCAAAACTTATGCGATCACTTACGGTTCGCGTATCCGTGTTGTAAAAGGTCAGCATCTTGAAGCCGGCGACGAGCTGACAGATGGTTCAATTGACCCTAAAGATATGCTTCGGATTAAAGGTATCCGTGGTGTTCAAAACTATATTTTGCAGGAAGTACAGCGCGTCTACCGGAACCAAGGGGTAGAAATCAATGACAAGCATATTGAAGTCATGGTTAAGCAAATGCTCCGCAAAATCCGTATCGTTGATGCGGGAGAAACGAAGCTTCTGCCAGGCGCATTCGTAGACATTCATGAATATGAGTCTGCCAACCGCGAAGCAATCTTTGCTGATAAAGAGCCAGCAGTAGCGAAACCTGTATTGCTCGGTATTACGAAAGCGTCTCTTGAGACGGATTCGTTCTTGTCGGCAGCTTCTTTCCAAGAAACGACTCGCGTCTTGACTGACGCTGCTATTAAAGGCAAGGTCGATCAGTTGCTTGGTCTGAAGGAAAATGTTATTATCGGTAAGTTGATTCCGGCTGGTACGGGTATGCCGCGTTATCGCAATATCCGTCTGGTAGGTCTTGAGGATGAGCAGGAAACTGTTGTAAACCAAGGCGAACTGGAATCAGAAGCAGTTACCGTTGACTAA
- the rplL gene encoding 50S ribosomal protein L7/L12: MSKDQILEAIKVMTVLELNDLVKAIEEEFGVTAAAPVAAVGGGAAVEAEQTEFTVILNNAGASKINVIKVVREITGLGLKEAKDLVDSAPKAIKENVAKEEAEAVKAKLEEAGAAVEVK, translated from the coding sequence ATGTCTAAAGATCAAATCTTGGAAGCAATTAAAGTTATGACCGTTCTTGAACTGAACGATCTTGTTAAAGCAATCGAAGAAGAATTCGGCGTTACTGCTGCTGCTCCTGTAGCTGCTGTAGGCGGCGGCGCAGCTGTTGAAGCTGAGCAAACTGAATTCACTGTTATCCTTAACAACGCTGGTGCTTCCAAAATCAACGTTATCAAAGTCGTTCGCGAAATCACAGGTCTTGGCCTGAAAGAAGCGAAAGATCTGGTTGATAGCGCTCCTAAAGCAATCAAAGAAAACGTTGCTAAAGAAGAAGCAGAAGCAGTTAAAGCTAAGCTTGAAGAAGCTGGCGCAGCTGTAGAAGTTAAGTAA
- a CDS encoding class I SAM-dependent methyltransferase has product MSDHYYSPSPGVKNDRRIHEEQLRGIALKFMTDAGVFSKTGVDYGTRVLLNALELKGERSVLDVGCGYGPIGLTIARLAPESHVTMIDVNERAVALSKENAHNNGIKNITVYQSDVYEAVRQSVFDMIVTNPPIRAGKEIVHRIFEEGYELLAPGGTMWIVIQKKQGAASAEAKLESLFSEVIEVTKDKGYRIYKAVK; this is encoded by the coding sequence ATGTCAGACCATTACTATTCGCCAAGCCCCGGCGTGAAAAATGACCGTCGCATTCATGAAGAACAGCTGCGCGGTATAGCTTTGAAATTTATGACGGATGCTGGCGTTTTTTCGAAAACAGGCGTCGATTACGGCACGCGTGTGCTGCTGAATGCACTGGAGCTGAAGGGCGAACGCAGCGTATTGGATGTTGGGTGCGGATACGGGCCGATCGGTCTTACCATTGCACGGCTTGCTCCGGAAAGTCATGTAACAATGATTGATGTGAATGAAAGAGCGGTAGCGCTATCCAAAGAAAATGCGCACAACAACGGCATAAAGAATATAACGGTTTATCAAAGCGACGTGTATGAAGCGGTTCGGCAGTCCGTATTTGATATGATCGTCACTAACCCGCCAATACGGGCCGGGAAAGAGATTGTACATCGTATTTTTGAAGAAGGCTATGAGCTGCTGGCTCCTGGCGGAACGATGTGGATCGTCATTCAGAAAAAGCAGGGCGCCGCATCAGCGGAAGCGAAGCTTGAGTCGTTGTTCAGTGAAGTAATCGAAGTGACGAAAGATAAGGGCTATCGAATTTACAAAGCTGTTAAATGA